The Geodermatophilaceae bacterium NBWT11 genome has a segment encoding these proteins:
- a CDS encoding precorrin-8X methylmutase, with the protein MSAQYEYEHDGAEIYRQSFATIRREAALDRLPADVAQVTVRMIHACGQVDLVSDVAWSDGVVGKARAALELGAPVLCDAQMVAAGVTRKRLPAFNEVVCTLNDPRTPDLAREMGTTRTAAALHLWGEKLEGAVVAIGNAPTALFHLLEMVAAGGPRPAAVVGIPVGFIGAVESKEALAASDLDFLVVRGRRGGSAMTAAAVNALASTAE; encoded by the coding sequence GTGAGCGCGCAGTACGAGTACGAGCACGACGGCGCCGAGATCTACCGGCAGTCCTTCGCGACCATCCGCCGGGAGGCGGCGCTGGACCGGCTGCCCGCCGACGTCGCCCAGGTGACGGTGCGGATGATCCACGCCTGCGGACAGGTCGACCTGGTCTCCGACGTCGCCTGGTCCGACGGCGTGGTGGGGAAGGCGCGGGCCGCACTGGAGCTCGGTGCCCCCGTGCTGTGCGACGCGCAGATGGTGGCCGCCGGGGTGACCCGCAAGCGGCTGCCGGCCTTCAACGAGGTGGTGTGCACGCTCAACGACCCGCGCACCCCGGACCTGGCCCGCGAGATGGGCACCACCCGCACCGCGGCGGCCCTGCACCTGTGGGGCGAGAAGCTCGAGGGCGCCGTCGTCGCGATCGGCAACGCCCCCACCGCGCTGTTCCACCTGCTGGAGATGGTCGCCGCCGGTGGCCCGCGCCCGGCCGCCGTCGTGGGCATCCCGGTCGGCTTCATCGGCGCGGTGGAGAGCAAGGAGGCCCTGGCCGCCTCCGACCTGGACTTCCTCGTCGTCCGCGGCCGCCGGGGTGGCTCGGCGATGACCGCCGCCGCGGTCAACGCGCTGGCGAGCACCGCGGAGTGA
- a CDS encoding precorrin-3B synthase, translated as MTSPRDRVDACPGALQTHTAADGELARVRVPGGSLSAHQLRVLALASRELGDGHLEMTSRGNLQLRGLPVVHDLGDRLADAGLLPSATHERVRNVLASALTGLDDEGHVNASPWVRALDAGLVADPALAELPGRFLVSLDDGRGDVIGLGADVGLLALSATEVALVLGGVDSGLRTDPGGAVDLALEAARALLAERAAQDSQAWRLAELDDGPARVAARLTARRGTPVEVPAAPLVGQVGAVAQPDGRTALVGVVPLGRLSADQAELLAELADGVRITPWRTVVVPDLAEEAVDDAAVDLFRTGFVFDESSPWLQVTTCAGRPGCAKSLADVRADAGAAVTAGRLPADGARQHWAGCGRRCGRPAGALDVVATGDGYTIGAV; from the coding sequence ATGACCTCACCCCGCGACCGCGTCGACGCCTGCCCCGGCGCCCTGCAGACGCACACCGCCGCCGACGGCGAGCTCGCCCGCGTGCGGGTGCCCGGCGGGTCGCTGAGCGCCCACCAGCTGCGGGTGCTGGCGCTCGCGTCCCGCGAGCTCGGCGACGGCCACCTGGAGATGACCAGCCGCGGCAACCTGCAGCTGCGTGGTCTCCCGGTGGTCCACGACCTCGGCGACCGGCTGGCCGACGCCGGCCTGCTGCCCAGCGCCACCCACGAGCGGGTCCGCAACGTGCTGGCCAGCGCGCTCACCGGCCTGGACGACGAGGGGCACGTCAACGCCTCCCCCTGGGTGCGGGCCCTGGACGCCGGTCTGGTCGCCGACCCCGCCCTCGCCGAGCTGCCCGGCCGCTTCCTGGTCTCCCTGGACGACGGCCGCGGCGACGTGATCGGCCTGGGTGCCGACGTCGGCCTGCTGGCGCTGTCGGCCACCGAGGTCGCGCTGGTGCTCGGCGGGGTCGACTCCGGGCTGCGCACCGACCCTGGCGGCGCCGTCGACCTCGCGCTCGAGGCCGCCCGCGCCCTGCTCGCCGAACGCGCCGCGCAGGACTCGCAGGCCTGGCGGCTGGCCGAGCTGGACGACGGACCGGCCCGGGTCGCCGCCCGGCTCACCGCCCGCCGCGGCACCCCGGTCGAGGTGCCCGCCGCGCCGCTGGTGGGCCAGGTGGGCGCGGTCGCCCAGCCCGATGGACGGACCGCGCTGGTCGGCGTCGTCCCCCTCGGCCGGCTGAGCGCCGACCAGGCCGAGCTGCTCGCCGAGCTGGCCGACGGCGTGCGGATCACCCCGTGGCGCACCGTCGTCGTCCCGGACCTGGCCGAGGAGGCCGTGGACGACGCCGCCGTCGACCTGTTCCGCACCGGGTTCGTCTTCGACGAGTCGAGCCCGTGGCTGCAGGTCACCACGTGTGCCGGCCGGCCCGGGTGCGCGAAGTCCCTCGCCGACGTCCGGGCGGATGCAGGGGCCGCGGTGACGGCGGGCAGACTGCCTGCAGACGGTGCCCGGCAGCACTGGGCCGGCTGCGGACGACGCTGCGGCCGCCCCGCCGGGGCCCTGGACGTGGTCGCCACCGGTGACGGCTACACGATCGGAGCGGTGTGA